The DNA sequence GATAAAGTCGGACATGGTGCTCCTTGGCGACAAGGCCTAATGCCTTTACATCGATATGCTGAACATACCCCGTTTGCCCACTGGTTAACCTTTGTGAAGACGGGGGAAGTACAAGATCCGGCGGGTAACCTGCGCCGCCCAGATAAGGCCACTTCACTCGCTGACTGACAGCCGCCATCGTGGCTTTTTCTACTCGGTCAATGGTCTCGCCTACCCTGCCGAGTTTGGATAAGTGATCGATCCAACGCAGCAAGGTATAAACGATGAGGATTACCACCGCGATAATTACCGCGAACAGCAGCACTCGACCCTGGGTTCCGTAAGCCCCTGTGCTCAAAGCAATAATGCCCACCAGACTAAACAGAAATGAGCCGATGAACGTGGCGAGTGCATTTTGCGTAGTGGTGTCCTCCATGACCAGGGTAGTCGCACGAGGAGTCACCGCGCTGCTGGCAGCACTGTACGCGCTGACCATGGTGCTCAAAGAAAACGTGGTCACCGCGAGCATGCTCGATGCAATGATCCCAAGAATTTTGTCAACCGCGTCAGCGCCGATACGGGCCGGCAAGGATTCAGGGATGAAGTCCTTGAAGACCACCGCAAGCAATGCCGTGGCAACCCCAAGCAGCGAGAATAGGGACGCTCTGAACCACAGCCGCTTAGAGAGTTGATTCGTGACCCAACGCCAACGCGCAATCATGTGAGTACCTTAGGTGGCTACCGCAGATTGAGTGGTTGATGAGGTAGAAGTTTCCCCATGCGATGGAGATGACAGTTTGCATCTTCAATGCCAGGTGCCTAT is a window from the Pseudomonas sp. HR96 genome containing:
- a CDS encoding DUF2254 domain-containing protein — encoded protein: MIARWRWVTNQLSKRLWFRASLFSLLGVATALLAVVFKDFIPESLPARIGADAVDKILGIIASSMLAVTTFSLSTMVSAYSAASSAVTPRATTLVMEDTTTQNALATFIGSFLFSLVGIIALSTGAYGTQGRVLLFAVIIAVVILIVYTLLRWIDHLSKLGRVGETIDRVEKATMAAVSQRVKWPYLGGAGYPPDLVLPPSSQRLTSGQTGYVQHIDVKALGLVAKEHHVRLYLEILPGSFVHVGMPLAHIVALDRERIDEGILAADKILAALTIDVRRTFEHDPRFGLSVLSEIASRALSPAVNDPGTAIDVIGRGVRTLTCWGKPQISSSKPDPGCDLVYLRGLTVEDLFNDFFSPISRDGASLLEVNVRLLKALISLSQINPMLFRQVCIKHADLLLNRANATLLLQYERDQLSSLVRTLTL